One part of the Spiroplasma turonicum genome encodes these proteins:
- the tsaE gene encoding tRNA (adenosine(37)-N6)-threonylcarbamoyltransferase complex ATPase subunit type 1 TsaE, translating into MKCVINDLTQYFKENIVFLLCGEMGSGKTTFVKNFLYELGVKELVTSPTFTIMNQYELNGFKINHLDAYRLTTNDDAEPFLEEMINSFNLVEWPENLNIDFKEYFKVIKINILIIDNDSRMYIIEEG; encoded by the coding sequence ATGAAATGTGTTATTAACGACCTAACACAATATTTTAAAGAAAATATTGTTTTTTTATTATGTGGAGAAATGGGTTCAGGTAAAACTACATTCGTAAAGAACTTTTTATATGAGTTAGGAGTAAAAGAATTAGTTACTTCACCAACATTTACAATTATGAATCAATATGAGTTAAATGGGTTTAAAATTAATCATTTAGATGCATATAGATTAACTACAAACGATGATGCTGAACCATTTTTAGAAGAAATGATAAATAGTTTTAATTTAGTGGAATGACCAGAAAACTTAAATATAGATTTTAAAGAATATTTTAAAGTTATAAAAATCAATATACTAATAATAGATAATGATAGTAGAATGTATATAATAGAAGAAGGTTAA
- a CDS encoding DUF402 domain-containing protein, whose translation MNSNKQKVSTVHAYKHNGNLYRAWENVRISRLSNDESLIVINEEVLITEFNGRKWKTTEPAIWFFYPNQWFNIICMFKKDAIHYYCNIASPFLLEDNTIKYIDYDLDLKVFNDLSYKILDLREFNRNRINWSYSREIVEKVWESIDYLKKLIKSNDGVFNHDYVKKVWEDSKK comes from the coding sequence TTGAATTCCAATAAGCAAAAAGTGTCAACTGTTCATGCTTATAAGCACAATGGGAATTTATATAGAGCATGAGAGAATGTTAGAATATCAAGGTTATCAAATGATGAGTCATTAATAGTTATTAATGAAGAAGTTTTGATAACTGAATTTAATGGTAGAAAGTGAAAAACAACTGAACCTGCAATTTGATTTTTTTATCCTAATCAATGATTTAATATTATATGTATGTTTAAAAAAGATGCTATACATTATTATTGTAATATTGCTTCACCATTTTTATTAGAAGATAATACTATTAAGTATATTGATTATGATTTGGATTTAAAAGTTTTTAATGATTTAAGTTATAAAATATTAGATTTAAGAGAGTTTAATAGAAATAGAATTAATTGAAGTTATTCAAGAGAAATTGTTGAGAAAGTATGAGAGAGTATTGATTATTTAAAAAAACTTATTAAAAGTAATGATGGAGTTTTTAATCATGACTATGTTAAAAAAGTCTGAGAAGATAGTAAAAAATAA
- the tsaB gene encoding tRNA (adenosine(37)-N6)-threonylcarbamoyltransferase complex dimerization subunit type 1 TsaB, with protein MNLFIDTTNNKLLLILENNDNVIDYLVLDNQNRISDILIETIDSFLVKNKIDISLIESFYITIGPGSYTGVRLGVTFTKTIKTFNNNINVYMISSLAFQAGFGKSLSIIDAKGNKYYVGVYDKAKNIIVDQLLTSEVLEEFKKSFKDYDIIKDYENIDYVKNYINLKPFFKLANSIDEVNPLYIKHYI; from the coding sequence ATGAATTTATTTATTGATACAACAAATAATAAACTATTATTAATTTTAGAAAATAATGATAATGTTATAGATTATTTAGTATTAGATAATCAAAATAGAATTAGTGACATATTAATTGAAACTATTGATAGTTTTTTAGTAAAAAATAAAATAGATATTAGCTTAATTGAAAGTTTCTACATTACTATAGGACCAGGAAGTTATACTGGAGTTAGACTTGGTGTAACATTTACAAAAACCATAAAAACATTTAATAATAACATAAACGTATATATGATATCTTCATTAGCATTTCAAGCTGGATTTGGAAAAAGCTTAAGTATAATTGATGCAAAGGGTAATAAATATTACGTTGGAGTTTATGATAAAGCAAAAAATATAATAGTAGATCAATTATTAACAAGTGAAGTTCTAGAAGAATTTAAAAAATCATTTAAAGATTATGACATAATAAAAGATTATGAAAATATTGATTATGTTAAAAATTATATAAACCTTAAACCCTTTTTTAAATTAGCAAATTCAATAGATGAAGTTAATCCTTTATATATAAAACATTATATTTAG
- the proS gene encoding proline--tRNA ligase, which produces MAQKLEKITSRDTDFAKWYTDVVKNAKLMEYGQVKGTMILKPNGYAIWEMMQSILDKNFKDKGVKNVYFPLLIPESLFMKEKKHIEGFAPELATITMVGNKELSEKLFIRPTSEVLIADFLSNEIKSYRDLPIKYNQWVNVLRWEKTTRPFLRSSEFLWQEGHTFHSSSEEARNMTLDILEVYKSFVEDILLVPVLSGLKTDHEKFAGAKETYTIESIMYDGQALQSGTSHFFDNEFAKAFNIKFQNKEQKEEYAYSSSWGVSTRLIGALIMTHGDDNGMILPSKIAPIQISIIPVNNSESIIQQSESIFNELNDKYRIEIDFSDKTFGYKMSESEIQGIPLRIEVGPRDIADGNVVLSDRISNNKIKIKLTDLVNEVDKFFKDYDIQLKNRAIKNLETKLFSATTLEEYDSIIKNTPGFVLVPFCGEVSCEDEVKLKTSTVSRCIKDFNVQTNTKCFNCNSNAKMNTYFARSY; this is translated from the coding sequence ATGGCTCAAAAATTAGAAAAAATTACTTCTAGAGATACAGATTTTGCAAAATGATATACGGATGTTGTAAAAAATGCAAAACTTATGGAATATGGTCAAGTAAAAGGAACAATGATACTAAAACCAAATGGATATGCAATATGAGAAATGATGCAATCAATACTTGACAAAAACTTCAAAGATAAGGGAGTTAAAAATGTTTATTTCCCACTTTTAATTCCAGAATCACTATTCATGAAAGAAAAAAAACATATTGAAGGTTTTGCGCCTGAACTTGCAACTATTACTATGGTTGGAAATAAGGAGTTATCAGAAAAACTTTTCATTAGACCAACAAGTGAAGTTTTAATTGCAGACTTTTTATCTAATGAAATCAAATCTTACAGAGATTTACCAATTAAATATAATCAATGAGTAAATGTTCTAAGATGAGAAAAAACTACTAGACCATTCCTTAGAAGTAGTGAATTTTTATGGCAGGAAGGTCACACTTTTCATTCATCAAGTGAAGAAGCACGAAATATGACTCTTGATATATTAGAGGTATACAAATCTTTTGTTGAAGATATTTTATTAGTACCAGTTTTAAGTGGTTTGAAAACAGATCATGAAAAGTTTGCTGGAGCTAAAGAAACATATACAATAGAATCTATTATGTATGATGGTCAAGCTTTACAAAGTGGAACAAGTCATTTTTTTGATAATGAATTTGCAAAAGCCTTTAACATTAAATTTCAAAATAAGGAACAAAAAGAAGAATATGCATATTCATCGAGCTGAGGTGTATCTACTAGATTAATTGGTGCATTGATAATGACTCACGGTGATGATAATGGTATGATACTTCCAAGTAAAATAGCTCCAATACAAATTTCAATAATACCAGTTAACAACTCTGAATCAATTATTCAACAATCAGAAAGTATATTTAATGAACTTAATGATAAATACAGAATAGAAATTGATTTTTCGGATAAAACTTTTGGATATAAAATGTCTGAATCAGAAATTCAAGGCATTCCATTACGTATAGAAGTCGGACCAAGAGATATTGCTGACGGTAATGTTGTTTTGTCTGATAGAATAAGCAACAATAAAATAAAAATAAAATTAACTGATTTAGTTAATGAAGTTGATAAGTTTTTTAAAGATTATGATATCCAACTTAAAAATAGGGCTATTAAAAATTTAGAAACTAAATTATTTTCAGCTACTACTCTTGAAGAGTATGATTCTATAATTAAAAATACTCCTGGATTTGTATTGGTTCCTTTTTGTGGAGAGGTTAGTTGTGAAGATGAAGTTAAACTAAAAACATCTACTGTTTCAAGATGTATAAAAGACTTTAATGTTCAAACCAATACAAAATGCTTTAATTGTAATTCAAACGCTAAAATGAATACATACTTTGCTAGGTCTTATTAA
- a CDS encoding NAD(P)/FAD-dependent oxidoreductase: protein MVKDLLIVGCGPTGLYAWKIANNFNLTGDIIDINNTYGGQVTLMYPDKDIYNLPAIKSIKGKDAVKEMYDSIDHTIESFNEHFNTFIKDIIVLNDNNQNMFKVTFSNDQTFTYKTILFTDGMGTYTPITLLEKNYKNIYYKIENLNDFKNINVVVFGGGDSAIDNANILSEVANSVKLIHRRDEFRTLQGDIKNTINKNIEILTPFIFDEVINENNNNITKFKVKNVNDEKINKEIEVDKLVVYFGSKIKHLAYDGLELIKGNLDRIIVNQKMEASLQGIYAAGDCCDYDGKIRNLVSCVYEALTAIVNIDKKLKNKKLLNKGW, encoded by the coding sequence ATGGTTAAAGATTTATTAATTGTTGGTTGTGGTCCAACTGGTTTGTATGCGTGAAAAATAGCAAATAACTTTAACTTAACTGGTGATATTATTGACATTAATAATACTTATGGTGGTCAAGTTACTTTAATGTATCCTGATAAAGATATATATAATTTACCTGCTATTAAATCAATCAAAGGTAAAGATGCAGTAAAAGAAATGTATGATTCAATTGATCATACAATAGAATCTTTTAATGAACATTTTAATACATTTATCAAAGATATTATTGTATTAAATGATAATAATCAAAATATGTTTAAAGTTACATTTTCAAATGACCAAACTTTTACATATAAAACAATTTTATTTACTGATGGAATGGGAACATATACTCCAATAACTCTTTTAGAAAAAAACTATAAAAATATTTATTATAAAATTGAAAATTTAAATGATTTTAAAAACATTAATGTAGTTGTATTTGGTGGTGGTGATTCTGCAATTGATAATGCAAACATATTATCAGAAGTAGCTAACTCGGTTAAATTAATACATCGTAGAGATGAATTTAGAACTCTTCAAGGTGATATAAAAAACACAATCAATAAAAATATAGAAATTCTAACTCCTTTTATATTTGATGAAGTTATTAATGAAAATAACAATAATATAACTAAATTCAAAGTTAAAAATGTAAATGATGAAAAGATAAATAAAGAAATAGAAGTTGATAAACTAGTTGTTTACTTTGGTTCAAAAATTAAACATTTAGCTTATGATGGCTTAGAATTAATTAAAGGAAACTTGGACCGTATAATAGTAAATCAAAAAATGGAAGCATCCTTGCAAGGAATTTATGCAGCTGGTGATTGTTGTGATTATGATGGTAAAATCAGAAATCTAGTATCGTGTGTTTATGAAGCATTAACCGCAATTGTAAATATTGATAAAAAATTAAAAAATAAAAAGTTGCTTAATAAAGGATGATAA
- a CDS encoding Fic family protein, protein MKDLTLYKIRDIEFNPDDFIEQSKIIKEKFDIYNKHIEFCPFDTHFLIMQMLKYEARNSNLIEGIYTSNIDILASDDPTSKKITNYLRSLKTAIKDFQKVNIFTKKSILDIHKNLFDNIISTDAINATPGQWRIRNAKIANHTPPNPLYIDEYIDDYIEWLNDDSIWADLPLQVKGPIKVAIAHAYFEKIHPFSDGNGRVGRILINLIINSFGLSNNSCFFLSKSILENQFEYYVQLEKIDSNTNYKDWIKFFLNLIIQQLDINIDVIKKCINLLLDFKNDSLLESNLEKRLLKTKIIKFIAKYPIFTYTKLEKSILNNEEISIDLIKTCFDELSKKFSIKQLKGTSFLEFVDFTNIIV, encoded by the coding sequence ATGAAAGACTTAACGCTTTACAAAATAAGAGATATTGAATTTAACCCTGATGATTTTATAGAACAATCAAAAATTATTAAGGAAAAATTTGATATATATAATAAGCACATTGAGTTTTGCCCTTTTGATACTCATTTTTTAATTATGCAAATGTTAAAATACGAAGCAAGAAATTCAAATTTAATTGAAGGAATCTATACTAGTAATATCGATATTCTTGCAAGTGATGATCCAACAAGTAAAAAAATAACTAATTATTTAAGAAGTTTAAAGACTGCAATAAAAGACTTTCAAAAAGTAAATATTTTTACCAAAAAGAGTATTTTAGATATTCATAAAAATTTATTTGATAATATCATTTCAACAGATGCAATAAATGCTACCCCTGGTCAGTGAAGAATTAGAAATGCAAAAATTGCAAATCACACTCCACCTAATCCCCTTTATATTGATGAATATATTGATGATTATATAGAATGATTAAATGATGACTCAATTTGAGCTGATTTACCTTTGCAAGTAAAAGGACCAATAAAAGTCGCTATAGCTCATGCATACTTTGAAAAAATACATCCATTTTCTGATGGTAATGGAAGAGTTGGTAGAATCCTAATTAATTTAATTATAAATTCATTTGGTTTATCAAACAATTCTTGTTTCTTTTTATCAAAATCAATATTAGAAAATCAATTTGAATATTATGTGCAATTAGAAAAAATTGATAGCAACACAAATTATAAAGATTGAATAAAGTTTTTTTTAAATCTAATAATACAACAACTTGATATAAATATAGATGTTATAAAAAAATGTATAAATTTATTATTAGATTTTAAAAATGATTCATTATTAGAATCAAATTTAGAAAAGAGATTATTAAAAACTAAAATAATAAAATTTATTGCTAAATATCCTATATTCACTTATACAAAACTAGAAAAATCAATTTTAAATAATGAAGAAATAAGTATAGATTTAATTAAAACTTGTTTTGATGAATTGTCAAAAAAATTTAGTATCAAACAACTTAAAGGTACTTCATTTTTAGAATTTGTTGATTTTACAAATATTATTGTTTAA
- a CDS encoding lipoprotein yields MKKLLSIFATTSLLASTGSLVI; encoded by the coding sequence ATGAAAAAATTATTAAGCATTTTTGCAACAACAAGTTTGTTAGCATCAACAGGGTCACTAGTTATTTAA
- a CDS encoding SDR family NAD(P)-dependent oxidoreductase, whose amino-acid sequence MNINKIKWINKQDYILITGASKGLGFEFVNFLSQLGIPLICVSRSTESLKKFKKDNNIVESNLIIFSYDLSVESEVFELLHEIKDYKISTIINNAGFGLYGLFSEVNLEKELNMIDLNIKALHILTKKFVEIFNINNYGRIINIASMASFSPGGPLYSTYYATKAYVLSLGQSVNTELKKNKSKVRVVTICPGPLKTEFWKTSIDKKVSKNKKDIKVKTMDLKKYSRKSLYKALKTKNKNYIILGAKNKLLRKCTKIFGDKTILNNVYKFQKSKLI is encoded by the coding sequence ATGAATATAAATAAAATAAAATGAATTAATAAACAAGATTACATTTTAATTACAGGAGCAAGCAAAGGATTAGGATTTGAATTTGTTAATTTTTTATCTCAATTAGGAATACCATTAATTTGTGTTTCACGTTCTACAGAAAGCCTAAAAAAATTTAAAAAAGATAATAATATTGTAGAATCTAATTTAATAATATTTAGTTATGATCTGAGTGTTGAATCAGAGGTTTTTGAATTATTACACGAAATAAAAGATTATAAAATCTCTACAATAATAAATAATGCTGGATTTGGTTTATATGGATTATTTAGTGAAGTGAATTTAGAAAAAGAATTAAACATGATTGATTTAAATATTAAAGCTTTACATATTTTAACTAAAAAGTTTGTCGAAATATTTAACATTAATAATTATGGAAGAATAATAAATATTGCAAGCATGGCGTCTTTTTCACCAGGAGGTCCTTTATATTCGACATACTATGCTACAAAAGCATACGTATTAAGTTTAGGACAATCTGTTAATACTGAACTTAAAAAAAACAAATCAAAAGTTCGTGTTGTCACAATTTGTCCAGGGCCATTAAAAACTGAGTTTTGAAAAACAAGTATTGATAAAAAAGTTTCAAAAAATAAAAAAGATATAAAAGTTAAAACAATGGACTTAAAAAAATATTCAAGAAAAAGTCTTTATAAAGCATTAAAAACAAAAAACAAAAATTATATTATATTAGGTGCTAAAAATAAACTTTTACGTAAATGTACTAAAATATTTGGGGACAAAACTATATTAAATAATGTTTATAAATTTCAAAAAAGTAAGTTAATTTAA